In Bremerella cremea, one DNA window encodes the following:
- a CDS encoding TrkH family potassium uptake protein, whose translation MPQLTGSIVKYPARNLVVWYLALILIGTVLLTLPFSRGEGAEAISRLDACFTATSASCVTGLAVRSTPDDFSFIGQLIILILIQIGGIGIMTITTYTLFNLGNKPSLRARAILTETLGASDDADLKWILRHVLLVTVLSEGAGFLILLVRNLYLYDSFVESAWHALFHSISAFCNAGFALHNDSLVGFQGDIVVNLTIAALIIVGGIGFPVMLDLNKNWRKGLLEGWASLHIHSKFMLIGTTCLLLGGFVGTLMLEWDGVLAEMPLWKKLLVSGFHSVTCRTAGFNTIELSSLTNATLFISMLLMLIGAGPCSTGGGFKVSTVMVMAVHAWKTFHGMTRVNFARRTIPEIVTQQATATALLFTVIAIAALTALLVFEQSSVPHPKSQGLFLDAAFEVVSALGTVGLSTGFTASLSTAGKIIIIMLMFLGRLGPISVFVALSRTQRQTPVEYPKEEPLIG comes from the coding sequence ATGCCACAATTGACTGGCTCGATCGTCAAGTATCCGGCCCGTAACCTGGTCGTTTGGTACCTGGCTCTTATCTTGATTGGAACCGTTCTGCTGACGCTTCCGTTCAGCCGAGGCGAAGGGGCGGAAGCCATTTCGCGCCTGGATGCCTGTTTCACGGCGACGAGTGCCAGTTGTGTGACAGGCTTGGCGGTTCGCTCGACGCCGGACGACTTCAGCTTTATCGGCCAATTGATCATCCTGATTCTGATTCAGATTGGTGGAATCGGCATCATGACGATCACCACCTACACGTTGTTCAATCTGGGCAATAAACCAAGTCTCCGAGCCCGTGCGATCTTAACCGAGACCCTCGGGGCCAGCGATGACGCCGACCTGAAATGGATTTTGCGGCACGTTCTGCTAGTCACGGTACTAAGCGAAGGTGCTGGCTTTTTGATTCTGCTGGTACGCAACCTCTATCTCTACGACAGCTTCGTTGAATCGGCCTGGCACGCGTTATTCCATTCGATCTCGGCGTTCTGCAACGCTGGCTTCGCCCTGCATAACGACAGCCTGGTTGGCTTTCAGGGCGACATTGTCGTCAACCTGACGATCGCGGCCCTGATCATCGTTGGCGGAATCGGCTTTCCCGTGATGCTCGACTTGAACAAAAACTGGCGGAAAGGGTTGCTCGAAGGATGGGCAAGCTTACACATTCACTCTAAGTTCATGCTGATCGGAACGACATGCCTTTTGCTGGGCGGCTTCGTCGGGACCCTGATGCTGGAATGGGACGGCGTGCTTGCCGAGATGCCGCTCTGGAAGAAGCTGTTGGTTTCCGGCTTTCATTCCGTCACCTGCCGGACGGCGGGCTTTAACACGATCGAGTTGTCTTCGCTGACCAACGCGACTCTTTTCATCTCGATGCTGTTGATGCTTATCGGAGCCGGGCCCTGTTCGACCGGGGGCGGTTTTAAGGTTTCGACCGTGATGGTAATGGCCGTTCACGCCTGGAAAACCTTCCACGGCATGACCCGTGTCAACTTCGCCCGCCGAACCATCCCCGAGATTGTCACGCAACAAGCTACCGCCACGGCCCTGCTGTTCACGGTGATCGCCATAGCTGCCCTGACCGCGTTGCTGGTCTTCGAGCAATCGAGCGTTCCGCACCCGAAAAGCCAAGGCCTGTTCCTCGACGCCGCCTTCGAGGTGGTTTCGGCTTTGGGAACGGTAGGCCTTTCGACAGGCTTCACTGCCTCGCTTTCCACGGCAGGTAAAATCATCATCATTATGCTGATGTTCCTAGGCCGGTTGGGCCCGATTTCGGTCTTTGTGGCCCTTTCCCGCACCCAACGCCAAACGCCAGTTGAATATCCCAAAGAAGAACCGCTCATAGGATAA
- a CDS encoding DUF6580 family putative transport protein — MSDATQTSTNRIHSPRIWTIVGLCLAFAVGVKLLPYLLTAAGVQAEWYSQSYLWSFTPYLAVCLFAGAMLGNRWAACGVVLASMLLSDLGIWAISGHFNWAFYPSLPVMYCCILGVVVLGYLMREGGTWAGAVTMGMIASVGYFVVTNFFSWITLPEYSKDLNGFVQCYIMAIPFFRNMFMGTIFYSAILFSPAMLKLAIPTTMRDEWISNPEQASSR; from the coding sequence ATGTCCGACGCAACCCAAACTTCGACCAACCGAATTCACTCGCCACGTATCTGGACGATCGTTGGTTTATGCTTGGCATTTGCGGTGGGGGTGAAGCTACTCCCCTACTTACTGACTGCCGCCGGAGTTCAAGCCGAGTGGTATTCGCAAAGCTATCTCTGGTCGTTTACCCCCTACTTGGCGGTCTGCCTGTTTGCTGGAGCGATGCTTGGCAATCGCTGGGCGGCTTGCGGGGTCGTGCTGGCTTCGATGCTGCTTAGTGACTTAGGCATCTGGGCCATCAGCGGCCACTTTAATTGGGCGTTCTATCCGAGCCTGCCAGTGATGTACTGCTGCATCTTGGGCGTAGTGGTACTGGGATACCTGATGCGTGAAGGGGGAACCTGGGCCGGAGCAGTCACCATGGGCATGATCGCTAGTGTCGGTTATTTCGTGGTGACGAACTTCTTCAGTTGGATCACCCTGCCCGAGTACAGCAAAGACCTCAACGGCTTCGTTCAGTGCTATATAATGGCGATCCCATTCTTCCGTAACATGTTTATGGGCACCATTTTCTACTCCGCAATCTTGTTCAGCCCGGCCATGTTAAAGTTGGCGATTCCAACGACAATGCGAGATGAGTGGATCTCTAACCCGGAGCAAGCGTCCTCGCGTTAG